Genomic DNA from Telopea speciosissima isolate NSW1024214 ecotype Mountain lineage chromosome 2, Tspe_v1, whole genome shotgun sequence:
AGACTGTAATGAAGCGTTCTTCGACCACGAAGCTGCCACGAGTCAGGCCGCACCGATGTTGCTACAATTCCTCCCGACTTAAGTGCTGAGCTGCGAACAAAAAATGGAAGGGAACTTGTGAATGAGAGAAGACAGGCGAACGGAAGAAAAGGGAGAGGAAGGCAATAATCCTCTACAGATGGGAAGCGAGAGGGCCTTGCCTTGCCAGAAGAGGAGGACATTTCAATTTTCAAGGCGAGAGTTGCCAGTGAAATGGGGATCTGTACGCAGTCAAAAGAACAAGGTAAAACCCTAGCATAGCTGAAGAGGATCATAAATGGTATCAGGCAATCAAAAGCTTCATAACTCGAATATCAATCGTAgaagaaatattttatttgttttctcagAGTGGATTATATGGATTGGGAAGGAAGAACACCAGATTTGATAATTGGGTCTTTGTTGACGGCCTGCTCGATCTTACTCCATTTTCCATGTGGTTCTTCATTGAGTACAGAAGAAACTTCCTCACATAAGTCCATGATTTTGATCTTAAGGGGATGGATAACTTTTGCTTGTTTAGGATTGtaaagtggtgagaaaagaaaattttgccataaaaaatctaaattttctctattattggagaaagtttttcaaGTTATACAAGTGGATCTTTTACATGTAAAGATTTATATGGAAACAAGCGGAGGGTTCTCTCATATAAGGACGTTCCCCAATATAGTTTCCATGAGGATAATAATTACATATGAAGAAGGTCCCTCCATTGTTGCACTGAGCTCTACCACAACCAAGGCGAAGGGATTTGCTCCAAACCACCTGGATGTAGTGCCGGCACAGTTGGCCTTCGATACAAGAATTGTTATTGTAATCATAGTATTCTTTCTCAGAGACCCACAACTCCACAGCTTCTGCGGCCGACATGTTACCGGAACTCCAAGCAATGTTCTCACCAGAGGCGGGTAGTGCGGTGGAGTGCACGAGATTACAATCTCTGGCTCTCTCCTGAGCGTAGTTTCCAGCATACGAAGCTAATATGTCGTCCCATGTCATTGGTCCAACACCTACATCTGCACGGGCGGCATTGTGGGCTGCTAGGAAATCCTGTGGAGAATTTTGGGCTTGATAGACCtggaagaagaaggttaagCCAATGAGGCTGCAAAGAAGAGCTAACAGGTCAAGTTTATATGATCCCATCTTCTTAATTGCAATCCAAGAATGATCCTCCTTGATAGTTATTctattatttacttatttatattCCAAGATATCAACTTGCAAGAATTTTCAATCCACTGATGATATCAAATTAATCACCCCACCTAGACCGCCAAGACTTTCCTTGAGAGttattctattatttatttatttatattccAAGATATCAACTTGCAAGAATTTTCAATCCACTGATGATATCAAATTAATCACCCCACCTAGACCGCCAagacttttctttctttttagattCCCAGTTCCACCGACAAAATCTAAATTAGCACCTCTATCACTGGTCCTCTTGTTCAACGTCGACCACGAAAATGCCCTAACTAATGCAGTGGAGATGGCCATTAAAGCAAATGATAATTTTTCTAGTAAGTagttttgttgggtttgggtcATGGGTGTGTATTGTATCTTGCGGGTCCACATAATTGTGGTCTGTATTTGTAATTGGGATGGGTTTTTGTCATTGTGTAATAATTGTTTGCTTGGATTTCTTCCTGGTGGTTGCACAATCGTCCCCAACACGTTTGTCATTTACCCAATACCAATGGAAAGACAAAGCAAAAGCAGGGGGGagaaaactaaaacagaaacacTTACAATAATTTCTTTGTAAAACAGAACCAATTTGGTTCCATTTGGTCAAATTACCTACAAGCTGGAACAGAAATATTAGGAATATGAGCAAATACAATTGAGTAAGGGGCAACTGTTATTGGCCCAGATGAATTTACACTTAAAGGTATCAAAGTAGGTATATCCCCAGATGAATTTACAGTCAATATTTTCCCATTTAGAAGCATTGTTTGGCTCTGCAAGTTTCCATCCTTAGCTGTTAGGTGATACTCCTCCCTTGTGATTCCATTATGTTCCAAAGTCCAAGTCTTATTAAGGACAGCATCTTCAGTTGCAACACTGAAAACAACTGTGGTGTTACTGTCGAGGTTGATCAGTAGCAATGTGATTCCTTGCTGTAAGATTGCATTCAAATCAATGATTCAGGAAAGAGGATATTAAGATGATTCATTTAGATAACTGTGTTAAAACTTACAGATTGTTTTGCACAATGTGAATATGCTCTTATGTTCTTTGTTCCTGTAAAATTTGCCGATAGGACCGTTCTTCCCATTAACCGGTGCCAAAGGAGAGCACTGCACAGATAGAAAGCACAATATCAATCAGCTGGTTCATTCTGGGACATTTTCTAATATAAAtctcatacaaaaaaaaaaaaaaactgtcttaGAGTTTAATTTTGCTTAATGAACTGAAAGGGAGCAGTCTTCATACTAGACACAACTTGTATAGGAAAGTCTTTTTAATGGGTGAAGTATTCGATCTTGTAAAAATTGTAGTTTTCTGAGAGCATATAAGACATTTTTTACTGAATTCAGTTGAAAATACTAGCTCTGACCACCAACAGTTATGAAGCTAAGaatttcaaagttcaaaaaatAACCTGTAGTAATCAGGATTTGGAACAAAGGTGGTTGTGTTGAGTAACCCATAGTTTCCACCAATCAATGTTTGTCTGCAGTATGTTTTAGTATCATAAGATGCTGCCATGCCTAGCTGATCCAGGTACCTATTTTGGTGATCAGAAACAAGTCAATTCTGGAAGAAATATCTAAGAAGTGAAAGCTTTCAGAGTAACTCATAAGTAATTTACCAGAAACTAAACACAAATGCATTGGTGACAAGGTTATGGCCACTGTTATATGCTCCTCCTGCTTCCCCAACCCAAGCAGTTGCTGAACTTGCAGCATTTTTTAGCAACCTCTGGAGGCTGCTGAATGTCTGCGCCTCACCATCAAGATAGGATGGATCGAGGATCTTGTCAATCAGATGGGTATCGACACCTAAATTCCGGAAAAGGAAATGTTTAAAGGTAACATTTAAGTTTTAAGGCATGGATATTAAGTGAAATTTGTCTACATTCTGAGTAAGATACCTGGGCCAAGATTATATATGTGATGCGTGACAACATCGAGCGATCTGGGTGTTTTATTTACTAGTTTTGTGAACCAGTTTGCATCAAAGAATCCCCCTGGTGTTATGATTAATGGCTTTACATGAAAACCCCTGTAGATATTATGCACTATTTTTTTGAGAGAGATCACATCAGATGCGTACTGGTCGGCTGCAACGCTTGTACCAACTCCATTCCCACTCAATTCATTTCCTGACAAGTGAAAAGAATTTTAATAGATTTCCAACATAATAGACGAGTGAGAAGAAAATTGTGACATGTAGACTCTTTGACTAGTGCTACTTGTTCTATGTGGCTAGGGCAGAGCAAGATTTTGTGTGCGTGTGtgcgtgttttttttttgggggggggggggtgagtaGTGTAAAACTATCCTGTTTGTTCCTTTCTGCAGTGTTTCTGTTTTCcatgtttcttttttaatggaAGTTTCTGTTTTCCATGTTGTCATTAGTCCCACAGACGCTTTCCATAGAAAATTTTCTATTCAATAAATTCAAAGAAACTTGTAAACTGATTTTAATCATAGTGCAGAAGTGTAATACAATGAGAGTCCAGAGGCTGACATTAAAAGTGTCTATATATTTAACTGGTTCAGATGATCTGTGTTATCTGGAGAATTTGGATCCACGAGGCAgaacccccacccccctcttctAACTTTAAAACCAAGAATCATTGTAGTTAACCTTTGGTCTAATAACATATGCATTCTTACCAAGCTCCCAACCATGTATTGTATAATTCTTGTTGACGGTATAGCGTATAAGGGATTCTGCATTTGTAGAATTCCAAGGTCCTACTGCAGAGCCATCAGATGCCAGAGTCCTTCCACTTAGTGCATTTAATCCGAAGATAACTACGGCCCTGAATAAGGTGAACAGAGTGAGAGAAATGTAGAAGAAAATAGACTTGAAATGTATCAACAAATGCTTCAGCCCAGTTCATATCAttgtttgaaagaaaaaaaaaaacagttcgtatatacaaaacagaaaaaaattatGAGAAATTTCTGTTACCCAGCCTTTTTGAAGAAAGTGTTAAGTTCATCCCATCTAGACATTGGTAGACAGCCTTCAGAGAAGCCAAACATCTCAGAGTTTTTAACAAATTGGGGACAGGGTTGCTGTGGATTTCCAGTCTCATATATAACCTTATCTTGCAATGTTCCACCCAATCTAATTTTCAAGGGCTTAAAAGCTGCAAAATTTTCCGAGTAAGGAATTATCTCTTTGATAGTAGTAAAAGATGAGTGCCCAAACTAATGAATCCAATTAAGAGTAAGAGAGGCTGTACCTTTAACAGCATTTAACAAAATTGTGTTGTTTAGATCCTGCATGAAAAGCAAAAGAATAAACATATGAATTACAGAATTAGCATGAATCAATTGTTTGAATCACTTTAAACCAATGTTTTCGGAATTTAACTTTACTCAAAGCAGAGTACATACCCACCCAAAAGATCACAGATCATAGCACCAGCAGAAGCATGAAATTATTACAAAGAAACTGAACAATTTTCTACCAGACGAGGGGGAAATTGAATTGAAGATTGAGTACCCATGAAACAAAAGGTCAAAATATCATTGTGTTTCCTCTTACGTATAAGATCAActaattcaaacaaaaaagagagaatggaagagaagcTTCTGCAGAGACAGAGTATTGCCAAATTATTATCTCCATACTCTACAGCATCTAAAGACATTAGAGCATAATTCCCTTTTTGCATCTCTTGGCACTTTGGGTTTAAACAAACAGAAGAATTTTCAAGATACAAAGAAGGGATTGAGACCATTATGCAGGAGGATGAGAAAACACCAGAGCAAGTACAGAATTTTGTAtaggaaatgagagagagattaaattgaaaccccaaaagaaaattaaacaaaCACCAATACAATAGAAGAGAAACCACTTACCAGATTGAGCATAGAAGCAAGGCCCCAGCTACAAGTTCCATAGTCACATTTTTCAGGTGGCCACCAATCCAATGTAGTACAGATGAAATCTTCATCCGTCCTTCCAATGCCTCCGCTTCCATTAATCAAAACAATCCCTTGAACAGTTCCACCTCCGACTGACTTCTGAGAAACTACAGTAATGGAGTTTTGAAAGATGAAAATCACCGAAAAGACAAAGCCCAGAAGATGAACCGAAGAACCCATTTCGGGATTCAAAGAAATGAGCTGGAACTCAGTCTGTCTGAATGGCTGGGAAAACCTTGAATGTGCCGAAACAGGTTAAAAGAAAACCCACCCATTGGAGGATATCAATAGCATTAAATAAGAAAAGCAGACACAGTTCAGTCGGGGCGCGGGAAGCGTGATTAAACTTCTCACCATATTCAATGAAGAAGCCATAGGAATCTGCATCGTCTCGAggagtggaaaaaaaaattcaaatttatttgCTTTTCATTGAGTTCAATTATTTTCTATTGACTGACTGTTTTGATTTACACTTTCAGTTTCAAATGCATTGTAGCAGAATCATTCAATGTAAAATTAAAATCCTTTATGCCTTTTCTCAGAGAAaaagatcatttttttttggtaaagaaacaTATAGGTTGGAAGGAAAGTCTCCAGATTTGATAATTGGGATTCTATTGATGGGCTacttttattccattttgggttttttattgaGTACAGAAGAAGACTTCCTCACTTAGAGCAGATTTTCCATTTGCATGTCTTTAGTCTGGAATGCCTGAGCTtttaagttttctttctttcacctCTTTTACTCCAATGTGAGGTTGGATCTGGTGGCGCTACATACCAGAAGCTACCAAACCTAATCCTTAATGGATGGTCTAAAGAGGACAGCTTTTGCTTGTTTAACTGAAAATGGGTTTGACTTATAACCATACACCTTGTGATGGAGACATGGTGACTAACACCACCACCCATGCCTGTGAGCCAGTCACCTACTGTGTCCTTTTCTTCTACCAAAAGGAAAGCTTGATTGATCACTCATAGTAGCACTTGGAGGTTGTTGGTCTTCTTGGGTAAACATAAAAACCATCCAGGAGAATATAGAAATCAGAATAATAGATTGGAAAAGGTGACCAGATTACAAAACCAGACTGTCATAGAATCTGATTCTGATGATGTAACAAGAAAGTATGGTGGAGCcgcaattttcaattttgatgATAATGAATCTGTTAGGTACTAACGCTAAAAACTCCAGAGTTGATGGAACACGTAAAATCAAACGTTTTAACATATCTCATACTAGGTCGGTCTATCTAGCGTCCATACACTAGACCggaccccattaggcacatgATGGTTTTGCTATTTCATCCAAAGCCCCCATTActtacttctttatttttaaaattttcttttacaaaTTTTAAGTTAAATCGGTTGAAAACCTGGTTAAAGTGTTAAACTAGAATTGAGACCCTTTTTGGTTGGAACCCTACCCAGCTGAATTCCTATACAgtaagggaaaattatcacctctagTTCCTTGCCCGGCCTAGTTTCCCCAATGCCTAtaataaggggggtggaccccacctgagcaaTGTGTTctggtaggggtagggtggtcatcctcctccccccccccccccttttattagaggcattggGGGGACTAGGCCAGACAAGAaactggaggggacaaagatccatATTGTAAGGGGGAGTTGGGGAGGATGGGGTTGGGACACCCACACTCTCCATTATTATCACATGACATTTCAGGTAGGGCTgaaattttatatataaatgGACCCAGATGTTTgagaaatttcatttcaaaatccaaaaaatgagGATTACCAAGGGTCTACAATGGGTGCATGAACGTACACAAAAGAGTAAAAAACATAGTGTGTGTTGATCTACTTACGGGTGAAGGTATACCTGAATATTTTCCTCTATCGTAGGAACTAGCCAAACCAGTGGTGAAGATATTTGTATCCTAGAAAATTAGTAGATAACCCACTTTGAGCTATATAATGTAGTAGGAATCCTTCCCACATGCCCATTTTAAATGCCAACTACTAGCACATGGTAGATCAGATATGGCCCCAAATTTGGTGGACAAGTAAATCTTTAGTTCCTTTGATCACATATAAAGTTTCAGCCCTATCAGAATTTGTTAAGTGACAAAACAGAGCATTGATAATCTAGGGCTATTGGAGAGTGAGCAACAGTGGTCGGAATACCATAAATgtacatgcatggacatacattgagatgcattgtgtatttaattgaattaagttctgaaatttgatatatgGCTTTAGACCATGGCCTCTCTATTCAACAATTATAATAACCACATCATTTGCCCATATGGAGGCGTGAAAGAAAAAAGGTTGCTGCTACGGCGTGTAggaaccattttttttaaattaatatttGCATAAACAGGCAAAAATGATAACCTTGAAGAAGgatgttacttttttttttttttttggatgaagtTGAAGGATGTTATGTCATACTAAAGAAATAGGAAGGATTTTAAacaagggatttttttattaacaaACTTTTAAGTGtcaaatattttttattcttatttttttgccctcttagtataaaacacatttttttttccaatgatagtaaaatcttgtcatttcacatgtgcaCACAAACAGCATGCGAGACAATGTGATATCTTGAAAATGACACAATTGTAATTACAAttatcaaattattttgaaaacccttttttctacttttaaggaacttttaatgaaaataagacaaaggtcaatcaaaagaaaattacaaattatgaatacattttatttttttttttagaaatattATGTTTACATTTATAGAGGCGTTATTTGGATAATCCTAATAAATAATTCTCTGATCTTCACCATTATAGCTATAACAATCATGGGCAAGAGAACGCTATCTGGTTGCATGCTCCCTACATCAGCACggaggccaatgggagcatgcgtGCAACTATCACGAGGGATGAAATTTCCGCCTTTCCATAGGGATGGGGTGGGGTTGTCATTTCTCCAACAATAATTTTTAAATCTTATAATTTTGGATATTCCAGTGTGTAAAAGTGCCAAACATCTATGATACCTAGAAGTTTAGATTACACTTTGTCTATGGttggtgagggagagagagaggga
This window encodes:
- the LOC122650971 gene encoding pathogenesis-related leaf protein 6-like; this translates as MGSYKLDLLALLCSLIGLTFFFQVYQAQNSPQDFLAAHNAARADVGVGPMTWDDILASYAGNYAQERARDCNLVHSTALPASGENIAWSSGNMSAAEAVELWVSEKEYYDYNNNSCIEGQLCRHYIQVVWSKSLRLGCGRAQCNNGGTFFICNYYPHGNYIGERPYMREPSACFHINLYM
- the LOC122650329 gene encoding heparanase-like protein 3, which encodes MGSSVHLLGFVFSVIFIFQNSITVVSQKSVGGGTVQGIVLINGSGGIGRTDEDFICTTLDWWPPEKCDYGTCSWGLASMLNLDLNNTILLNAVKAFKPLKIRLGGTLQDKVIYETGNPQQPCPQFVKNSEMFGFSEGCLPMSRWDELNTFFKKAGAVVIFGLNALSGRTLASDGSAVGPWNSTNAESLIRYTVNKNYTIHGWELGNELSGNGVGTSVAADQYASDVISLKKIVHNIYRGFHVKPLIITPGGFFDANWFTKLVNKTPRSLDVVTHHIYNLGPGVDTHLIDKILDPSYLDGEAQTFSSLQRLLKNAASSATAWVGEAGGAYNSGHNLVTNAFVFSFWYLDQLGMAASYDTKTYCRQTLIGGNYGLLNTTTFVPNPDYYSALLWHRLMGRTVLSANFTGTKNIRAYSHCAKQSQGITLLLINLDSNTTVVFSVATEDAVLNKTWTLEHNGITREEYHLTAKDGNLQSQTMLLNGKILTVNSSGDIPTLIPLSVNSSGPITVAPYSIVFAHIPNISVPACR